The Helianthus annuus cultivar XRQ/B chromosome 16, HanXRQr2.0-SUNRISE, whole genome shotgun sequence genome includes a window with the following:
- the LOC110919168 gene encoding proline-rich protein 36-like encodes MDDDIPLADIPVDDLIVPVVEVPDMEVPSDSSGPDSFESVSSSTLHALGLQRYPTDTDTDTAMSEAPVPQLGFGFIPDFPRNFDPDQEVKFIPEEQPVEAPVIPDDQLLDMPTDHEPALADPEPDIAREPVFAHDPLPVHDPIPVDAPIVAPPIVDAPVVAPPVVDVPVVAPPVIEVPVVAPLPDPMPVFVDRAPFATHVDPRYADTRNGWIEDDDDYPPFVRPVTPPAAPVYAPFDVPQFHQHVSDVHRMDLPITFLQDIPPPRPGEGPSTQQHDHIPPMSAAFPFIPPFAPAAHTAFSSSAPTGEPFMWSSPNVMPLSDPYHPFHVGYTTDDILLSLQLQQDMLSRRVAELERTPRPPSFADPSQSSFPPAPLFPYPDFHI; translated from the coding sequence ATGGATGACGATATTCCACTTGCTGATATTCCGGTTGATGACCTTATTGTCCCTGTTGTTGAggttcctgatatggaggttCCTTCTGATTCTTCTGGTCCAGATTCTTTTGAGTCAGTGTCATCATCTACTCTCCATGCGCTAGGGTTACAGCGATACCCCACAGACACCGATACCGACACTGCTATGTCTGAGGCGCCCGTTCCGCAACTGGGTTTTGGGTTCATCCCTGACTTCCCACGCAATTTTGATCCAGACCAGGAGGTCAAGTTTATCCCTGAGGAGCAGCCTGTTGAGGCCCCTGTTATTCCTGATGATCAGCTTCTTGACATGCCCACTGATCATGAGCCTGCTCTAGCTGACCCAGAGCCGGATATTGCACGAGAGCCTGTGTTTGCTCACGACCCTTTACCTGTGCACGACCCTATTCCTGTTGATGCTCCAATCGTTGCACCACCCATTGTTGATGCTCCAGTCGTTGCACCACCCGTTGTTGATGTTCCAGTCGTTGCACCACCAGTTATTGAGGTTCCAGTCGTTGCACCTCTACCTGACCCTATGCCGGTGTTTgttgaccgtgcaccttttgctacaCACGTTGATCCTAGATATGCTgacacccgtaacgggtggatTGAGGATGACGACGATTATCCTCCTTTTGTTCGACCAGTCACTCCCCCTGCTGCACCTGTTTATGCACCCTTTGATGTCCCACAGTTTCACCAGCACGTGTCAGACGTTCACCGCATGGATTTACCCATCACTTTTCTTCAAGACATACCTcctccccgtccaggggaaggaccTTCTACTCAGCAGCACGATCACATACCACCTATGTCAGCAGCCTTTCCGTTTATACCCCCATTTGCACCTGCTGCACACACTGCCTTTTCTTCTTCAGCACCCACGGGCGAGCCATTTATGTGGTCTTCGCCTAACGTCATGCCTTTATCAGATCCATACCATCCTTTTCATGTTGGGTATACGACAGATGATATACTTTTATCCTTGCAGCTACAGCAGGATATGTTGAGTCGGAGAGTCGCTGAGCTCGAGAGGACCCCGCGTCCTCCATCTTTTGCTGATCCATCACAGTCTTCTTTTCCACCTGCTCCACTATTTCCTTATCCGGATTTCCACATCTGA